Proteins from a single region of Streptomyces glaucescens:
- a CDS encoding sugar ABC transporter ATP-binding protein — protein sequence MAPEPPLLSMSGITKSFPGVRALDGVDLDVMAGEVHCLLGQNGAGKSTLIKVLAGAHQPDGGTIRWRGEPVTLRSPIAAMRLGIATIYQELDLVEHLSVAENVHLGHEPTAAGFVVRRGAARSSTARLLKRLGHPEIDPARPVGDLSAAQQQIVSMARALSHDVRLIVMDEPSAALDPDEVDNLFRIVGDLTADGVAVVYISHRLEEIRRIGDRVTVLKDGRAVAGGLPARTTPTRDVVALMTGRNVEYVFPARPAAPADPARPVLQVRGLAREGEFAPLDLTVHAGEIVGLAGLVGSGRSEILETVYGARKPTAGQVLVDGRPLRAGSVRAAVAAGLGLAPEERKAQALLMLESVTRNVSVSSLSRFSRAGWIDRRAELGAARAATRELSLRPDDPAVPVRTLSGGNQQKAVLARWLLRGCKVLLLDEPTRGVDVGARAELYAVVRRLADEGLAVLLVSSEVPEVLGLADRVLVLREGRVVHTAPAADLDEHRVLDLVMEGSPAS from the coding sequence ATGGCACCAGAACCACCGCTGCTCAGCATGTCCGGGATCACCAAGTCGTTCCCCGGAGTCCGCGCCCTGGACGGCGTCGACCTCGACGTCATGGCCGGTGAGGTGCACTGCCTGCTCGGCCAGAACGGGGCCGGCAAGTCCACCCTCATCAAGGTCCTCGCGGGCGCCCACCAGCCCGACGGCGGCACCATCCGCTGGCGCGGCGAGCCGGTCACCCTGCGCTCGCCGATCGCCGCCATGCGCCTCGGCATCGCCACCATCTACCAGGAACTCGACCTGGTGGAGCACCTGTCCGTGGCGGAGAACGTCCATCTCGGCCATGAGCCCACGGCCGCCGGTTTCGTCGTACGGCGAGGGGCGGCGCGCTCCTCGACGGCCCGGCTCCTCAAGCGGCTCGGGCACCCGGAGATCGACCCGGCGCGTCCGGTGGGGGACCTGTCCGCGGCCCAGCAGCAGATCGTGTCCATGGCGCGGGCACTCTCCCACGACGTACGGCTGATCGTGATGGACGAGCCGTCCGCCGCGCTGGACCCGGACGAGGTCGACAACCTGTTCCGGATCGTCGGCGACCTGACCGCCGACGGGGTGGCGGTCGTCTACATCTCGCACCGGCTGGAGGAGATCCGCCGGATCGGCGACCGGGTGACCGTGCTGAAGGACGGGCGGGCGGTGGCGGGCGGGCTGCCCGCGAGGACGACGCCCACCCGGGACGTGGTGGCGCTGATGACCGGGCGGAACGTCGAGTACGTCTTCCCGGCGCGGCCGGCCGCGCCCGCGGACCCGGCGCGGCCCGTGCTCCAGGTGCGGGGACTGGCCCGGGAGGGGGAGTTCGCGCCGCTGGACCTGACGGTGCACGCGGGCGAGATCGTCGGGCTGGCCGGGCTCGTCGGGTCGGGGAGGTCCGAAATACTGGAGACCGTCTACGGCGCGCGGAAGCCGACCGCCGGCCAGGTGCTGGTCGACGGCCGGCCGTTGAGGGCAGGCAGCGTACGGGCGGCCGTCGCCGCCGGTCTCGGCCTCGCCCCCGAGGAGCGCAAGGCGCAGGCCCTGCTGATGCTGGAGTCCGTCACCCGCAACGTCTCCGTCTCGTCCCTGTCCCGCTTCTCCCGGGCCGGCTGGATCGACCGCCGCGCCGAACTGGGCGCGGCCCGGGCGGCGACCCGCGAACTGTCGCTCCGGCCCGACGACCCGGCCGTGCCGGTGCGCACCCTCTCCGGCGGCAACCAGCAGAAGGCGGTCCTGGCCCGCTGGCTGCTGCGCGGCTGCAAGGTGCTGCTGCTCGACGAACCCACCCGCGGCGTCGACGTCGGCGCCCGCGCCGAACTGTACGCGGTCGTGCGCCGGCTGGCGGACGAAGGTCTCGCCGTCCTCCTGGTCTCCAGCGAGGTGCCCGAGGTGCTCGGCCTCGCCGACCGCGTCCTGGTGCTGCGCGAGGGCCGCGTCGTCCACACCGCGCCCGCCGCCGATCTCGACGAACACCGCGTACTCGACCTCGTGATGGAAGGAAGCCCGGCGTCATGA
- a CDS encoding substrate-binding domain-containing protein, whose amino-acid sequence MSHLPSRRGLLFGTAAVSAGALLTGCTSNEKSDDGQPAADDRPAADDRPGKQVTIGFAGPQADHGWLNAINENAKSRAEKYQDVTLEITEGSNDTAQQIGQIETLINKKVDVLVVLPADGKALTQVGLKAMRAGIPVVNLDRIFNTPQAYRCWIGGDNYGMGLNAGHYIGEKLKDKPDARVIELAGLDNLELTKQRTQGFDDALKNYPNIRKVARQAAEFTVESGQAKMAQLLQAQSEFDALWNHDDDQGVGALRAIEQAGRDDFLMVGGAGALSAFQAIKQDDGVLKATVLYPPTMAASAIDLARALGQGKGVGGLAEFEIPASLTLYSAVVDKTNVDQYMPTGFE is encoded by the coding sequence ATGTCGCACCTCCCCAGTCGCAGAGGACTGCTCTTCGGGACCGCCGCCGTCTCCGCCGGTGCCCTCCTCACGGGTTGCACGAGCAACGAGAAGAGCGACGACGGGCAGCCCGCGGCCGACGACCGGCCCGCCGCCGACGACAGGCCGGGCAAGCAGGTCACCATCGGCTTCGCGGGACCGCAGGCCGACCACGGCTGGCTCAACGCGATCAACGAGAACGCCAAGAGCCGCGCCGAGAAGTACCAGGACGTCACCCTGGAGATCACCGAGGGCTCCAACGACACGGCCCAGCAGATCGGCCAGATCGAGACCCTGATCAACAAGAAGGTCGACGTCCTGGTCGTGCTGCCCGCCGACGGCAAGGCCCTCACCCAGGTCGGCCTGAAGGCGATGCGCGCCGGCATCCCCGTCGTCAACCTCGACCGCATCTTCAACACCCCGCAGGCGTACCGCTGCTGGATCGGCGGCGACAACTACGGCATGGGCCTCAACGCCGGCCACTACATCGGCGAGAAGCTGAAGGACAAGCCGGACGCCCGGGTCATCGAGCTCGCCGGCCTGGACAACCTGGAGCTGACCAAGCAGCGCACCCAGGGCTTCGACGACGCCCTGAAGAACTACCCCAACATCCGGAAGGTGGCCCGTCAGGCCGCCGAGTTCACCGTCGAGTCCGGGCAGGCCAAGATGGCCCAACTGCTGCAGGCGCAATCCGAGTTCGACGCCCTGTGGAACCACGACGACGACCAGGGCGTGGGCGCGCTGCGCGCCATCGAGCAGGCCGGACGCGACGACTTCCTGATGGTCGGCGGGGCCGGCGCGCTCTCCGCCTTCCAGGCCATCAAGCAGGACGACGGCGTGCTGAAGGCCACCGTCCTCTACCCGCCCACCATGGCGGCGTCCGCGATCGACCTGGCCCGCGCGCTCGGCCAGGGCAAGGGCGTCGGCGGCCTCGCCGAGTTCGAGATCCCGGCGTCCCTCACCCTCTACTCCGCCGTCGTCGACAAGACCAACGTCGACCAGTACATGCCCACCGGTTTCGAGTGA
- a CDS encoding ABC transporter permease translates to MTQPVSPPRGATDKAPPAGPRPAWSTVVFRADVRTLSLLGVLAALVVIGGITKPDEFLDTRNLQLVLTQASVIGVVTVGMTFVITSGGIDLSVGAIVALASVWATTVATQEYGFGGILFTAVLVGVGCGLVNGLLIAYGGMVPFIATLAMLASARGLALQITDGKTQIVTVDGILDLGERDAYVFGVPPLVLVFAAVTVIGWLVLNRTTFGRRTVAVGGNAEAARLAGIDVRRQRLYLYLLSGLCCGIAAFLLIILSGSGQNTNGNLYELDAIAAAIIGGTLLSGGRGTITGSVLGVLIFTTITNIFALNNLQSDVQQIAKGAIIVAAVLVQRRTASTT, encoded by the coding sequence ATGACGCAGCCCGTCTCCCCGCCGCGCGGCGCCACCGACAAGGCGCCGCCGGCCGGCCCCCGCCCCGCCTGGAGCACCGTCGTCTTCCGCGCCGACGTGCGCACCCTGTCCCTGCTGGGCGTGCTGGCGGCCCTCGTCGTCATCGGCGGCATCACCAAGCCGGACGAGTTCCTGGACACCCGCAACCTCCAGCTGGTGCTCACCCAGGCCTCGGTGATCGGTGTGGTCACCGTCGGCATGACCTTCGTGATCACCTCAGGCGGTATCGACCTGTCGGTGGGCGCCATCGTCGCCCTGGCCTCGGTGTGGGCGACCACGGTCGCGACCCAGGAGTACGGGTTCGGGGGCATCCTGTTCACCGCCGTCCTCGTCGGCGTCGGCTGCGGACTGGTCAACGGACTGCTGATCGCCTACGGCGGCATGGTCCCGTTCATCGCCACCCTCGCCATGCTGGCCTCCGCGCGCGGGCTCGCGCTGCAGATCACCGACGGCAAGACGCAGATCGTCACCGTCGACGGGATCCTGGACCTCGGCGAACGCGACGCGTACGTCTTCGGCGTACCGCCGCTCGTCCTTGTCTTCGCCGCCGTCACCGTCATCGGCTGGCTGGTGCTGAACCGCACCACCTTCGGCCGCCGCACGGTCGCCGTCGGCGGCAACGCGGAGGCCGCCCGGCTCGCCGGCATCGACGTCCGCCGCCAGCGCCTCTACCTCTATCTGCTGTCCGGGCTGTGCTGCGGCATCGCCGCCTTCCTGCTGATCATCCTCTCCGGCTCGGGCCAGAACACCAACGGCAACCTCTACGAACTCGACGCCATCGCCGCCGCGATCATCGGCGGCACCCTCCTCAGCGGCGGCCGCGGCACCATCACCGGCTCCGTGCTCGGCGTCCTGATCTTCACCACGATCACCAACATCTTCGCCCTGAACAACCTGCAGAGCGACGTCCAGCAGATCGCCAAGGGCGCGATCATCGTCGCCGCCGTGTTGGTCCAGCGCCGTACCGCAAGCACGACCTGA